In Candidatus Hydrogenedens sp., a single window of DNA contains:
- a CDS encoding glycoside hydrolase family 3 N-terminal domain-containing protein: MFLYFIFLMGILGADNEAPLPEAIKSDEIQIHEKEKTKDTDNESPSKEKKAEDELRLKISQLFLITLQGTHGTLLGDRNFLSQYTPAGVVIPQIIEPKRAEEYIAGLRFSVRNEGLPLWLAGDLYDVIERERGAPSPYINLPPLLALSANPDPTNIEKIIRLWKSYIQGLKLNMMLGPHLSLASLLPKAHSNLHSLGSNAQTASEVAVQMFKLWNLPKILMVPMDFPGGQTNREGIQPAVLLTPEQYLIDNDILPYKLLIDKGCPIIHVGTTLVPTLDPQGKPACISKAVIHDWLRSKLNFKGVIIAGPLDAPEVLQFMDPSESALEALRNGADVLYYRGPSNTAGRAIDRVYYAVQHQEISTSQIEEAYTHIKTLKDIQFSTQDTSTKGEKEIKPTELTKTGGDIFDNSYYILKNSITLVRNNGNVLPLTKGSVAGIGITGAVGVKELDEYLRKYHKNIGLQPMPSSLRLGYLQNFEIERAEKNIGKAPIVICIVVSTLRLLEQEELINRLKEKGSKVVAIVLGHPKALSCAKKADAILIAYAEPPAYQIAIKAISETLVGFPAFRFRSIMHDISLKPNQPYTFSLKELIAIPPGKLPLSVGEDFPEGASLSFPVDTMIKKCEWTIQGKDKFKEPSFTFTFPSPGEYTVDLQVQGPDKQVQTKTYALTVK; the protein is encoded by the coding sequence ATGTTTCTTTATTTTATTTTTTTAATGGGAATATTAGGTGCTGATAACGAAGCACCTCTGCCAGAAGCCATAAAGAGTGATGAAATTCAAATTCATGAAAAGGAAAAGACAAAAGACACGGATAACGAGAGCCCTTCAAAAGAGAAAAAGGCGGAAGATGAACTGCGATTAAAAATCAGTCAATTGTTCCTAATTACATTACAAGGGACCCATGGGACATTACTCGGAGACCGTAATTTCTTATCTCAATATACACCCGCAGGGGTTGTGATTCCTCAGATTATTGAACCCAAACGAGCAGAGGAATATATTGCAGGGTTAAGGTTTTCTGTTCGGAATGAAGGGTTGCCATTGTGGTTGGCAGGCGATTTATATGATGTGATTGAACGTGAACGGGGAGCCCCATCTCCTTATATTAATCTGCCACCTTTACTGGCTCTTTCTGCAAATCCGGACCCTACGAACATAGAAAAAATTATCCGCCTATGGAAGAGTTATATTCAGGGATTAAAATTAAACATGATGTTAGGTCCCCATTTAAGTCTGGCATCTTTATTACCGAAAGCCCATAGTAATCTGCACTCTCTGGGTTCGAATGCTCAGACAGCATCCGAAGTGGCTGTTCAAATGTTTAAGCTCTGGAATTTACCTAAAATACTTATGGTCCCTATGGACTTTCCCGGTGGTCAAACAAATCGGGAAGGTATCCAGCCAGCCGTATTACTCACACCTGAACAGTACCTGATAGATAATGACATTTTGCCCTATAAACTACTTATTGATAAAGGTTGTCCTATTATTCATGTGGGAACAACATTAGTTCCAACATTAGACCCGCAAGGGAAACCGGCTTGTATTTCGAAGGCAGTAATACACGATTGGCTTCGCAGCAAACTGAATTTTAAGGGGGTAATTATTGCCGGACCCTTAGATGCACCAGAAGTCTTACAGTTTATGGACCCTTCGGAATCGGCTCTGGAAGCATTACGAAACGGTGCTGATGTTTTATATTATCGTGGACCTTCAAATACTGCTGGGCGTGCTATTGACCGCGTTTACTATGCCGTTCAACATCAAGAAATTTCAACATCACAGATTGAGGAAGCCTATACGCACATCAAAACATTGAAAGACATTCAGTTCTCTACACAAGATACTTCTACAAAAGGGGAAAAGGAAATCAAACCTACAGAATTGACAAAAACAGGTGGCGATATTTTTGATAATTCGTATTACATCTTAAAAAATTCAATAACACTGGTAAGAAATAACGGGAATGTTTTGCCATTGACAAAAGGTTCTGTCGCCGGTATAGGTATCACAGGAGCCGTAGGTGTTAAGGAATTGGATGAATACCTGCGAAAATACCATAAAAATATAGGCTTACAACCGATGCCTTCATCCCTCCGACTGGGTTATTTACAGAATTTTGAGATAGAGCGAGCCGAGAAAAATATAGGTAAAGCCCCGATAGTAATATGCATCGTTGTTTCAACTTTACGGTTATTGGAACAAGAAGAATTAATTAACCGACTGAAGGAAAAAGGGTCAAAAGTAGTAGCCATTGTTTTAGGGCATCCGAAGGCTCTTTCCTGTGCCAAAAAAGCAGATGCTATTTTAATTGCTTATGCAGAACCTCCTGCTTATCAAATCGCCATAAAGGCTATATCGGAAACCCTTGTAGGCTTTCCTGCTTTTCGTTTTCGCTCGATAATGCACGATATATCCCTGAAACCTAATCAACCCTATACATTTTCTTTGAAAGAACTTATCGCCATACCTCCGGGGAAGTTGCCTCTCTCCGTAGGTGAAGATTTCCCCGAAGGAGCCAGTTTAAGTTTTCCGGTAGACACTATGATTAAAAAATGCGAGTGGACTATACAGGGAAAAGATAAATTCAAAGAACCTTCTTTTACATTTACTTTCCCTTCACCAGGCGAATATACTGTTGATTTACAAGTACAGGGACCCGACAAACAAGTTCAGACAAAAACCTATGCATTAACGGTAAAATAA
- a CDS encoding thermonuclease family protein: protein MKKSTIFVIVVLFIFSIVNAAQSEEKAKCKVTEVLEGDSFVAQTIGDNSQTMKIRIYGVDSPEEGQNFYTEAKQFLKEKIGDKGVDIEILTTDNLDYLVCNVLTEEGENISEVLIKEGYAWWDDENAKDALTLKKLCAEAIREKKGLWADISPLAPRDYRKSKGLTQISYKIEKKVEEKKEEEKEKTVLKAKGNEVYKGTFSSNVPVIDASKINFNETKIDPQQLLMKHTPTVALDESGKPIGLAIPNINQIPYANALGFQDGDIISSVNGYPITDFSQAMPLYEKLKGVKELNVQVIRGGKPINIPIRLP, encoded by the coding sequence ATGAAAAAGTCTACTATATTTGTCATTGTTGTTTTGTTTATATTTTCAATTGTCAATGCTGCACAATCGGAAGAAAAAGCAAAGTGTAAGGTTACGGAAGTATTAGAAGGGGATTCTTTTGTTGCACAAACAATCGGAGACAACTCTCAAACGATGAAGATTCGTATATATGGAGTAGACAGCCCTGAGGAAGGACAGAATTTCTACACAGAAGCAAAACAATTTCTCAAAGAAAAAATTGGGGACAAGGGAGTGGACATAGAAATTTTGACAACAGACAATTTGGATTATCTCGTGTGTAATGTTCTAACGGAGGAAGGGGAAAATATAAGTGAAGTTTTAATAAAAGAGGGGTATGCATGGTGGGACGATGAAAACGCTAAAGATGCCCTAACACTTAAAAAACTTTGTGCAGAGGCTATCCGAGAAAAAAAGGGATTGTGGGCAGACATTTCTCCATTAGCACCCCGTGATTATCGTAAAAGTAAGGGATTAACCCAAATTTCCTATAAGATAGAAAAGAAGGTTGAGGAGAAAAAAGAAGAGGAGAAAGAAAAAACGGTCTTAAAAGCAAAAGGGAATGAAGTTTATAAAGGGACTTTCTCTTCTAATGTTCCCGTTATTGATGCCTCAAAAATTAATTTTAATGAAACAAAGATAGACCCCCAACAACTACTGATGAAACACACACCGACAGTTGCCCTTGATGAATCAGGGAAACCTATCGGGCTTGCCATTCCCAATATCAATCAAATACCGTATGCAAACGCTCTTGGCTTTCAGGATGGAGATATTATCTCCTCTGTAAACGGCTACCCGATTACAGATTTTTCACAAGCAATGCCTTTGTATGAAAAACTCAAAGGGGTAAAAGAACTCAATGTTCAAGTCATACGAGGAGGAAAACCCATAAATATTCCTATACGCCTGCCATAA
- the guaB gene encoding IMP dehydrogenase: MQEEERITEGLSFDDILLEPAYSAVLPRDTDVSTRLAGNIKLNIPIISAAMDTVTESRLAIAVAREGGIGIIHKNLTIEEQATEVDRVKRSQSGVISHPFTLSPDKTLADAESLMSRYRISGVPITDEKGILVGILTNRDLRFEEDFTRKISEIMTPKERIVTVPPGTTLEEAKRILHKHRIEKLPVVDDRGRLIGLLTVKDIIKARDFPNRCVDDMGRLRVGSAIGVGEEELKRADALIEAGTDVLVIDSAHGHSALVIEMVSAVKKQHPHIPVIAGNVVTGEGAMALIDAGVDAVKVGVGPGAICTTRVVTGVGVPQITAVLNVVRVCKPKNIPVISDGGIKYSGDIAKAIAAGADTVMIGSLFAGTEESPGERILYEGRTYKLVRGMGSIKAMQKGSKTRYMHFDTEPTKLVPEGIEGRVPYRGALADVIHQLVGGLRAAMGYCGCPNIKSLQENTKLVRITSAGIKESHPYDVTITEDAPNYQIPR, encoded by the coding sequence ATGCAAGAAGAGGAACGCATTACCGAAGGTTTATCGTTTGACGATATATTATTAGAACCTGCTTATTCGGCTGTATTACCCCGTGATACAGATGTAAGCACAAGACTGGCTGGAAATATTAAGTTAAATATTCCTATCATAAGTGCCGCTATGGATACCGTAACGGAGTCCCGTCTCGCTATTGCTGTTGCAAGAGAAGGTGGTATTGGCATTATTCATAAAAATTTAACCATTGAGGAACAGGCAACGGAAGTTGACCGTGTAAAGAGGTCTCAATCCGGAGTAATTTCTCATCCTTTTACTCTATCGCCTGATAAAACCCTTGCCGATGCAGAATCCTTGATGTCACGATACAGAATCTCTGGTGTCCCGATTACAGATGAAAAAGGAATTTTAGTTGGGATACTTACCAACCGCGATTTACGTTTTGAAGAAGATTTCACAAGAAAAATATCTGAAATAATGACCCCTAAGGAACGAATTGTAACTGTGCCACCGGGAACCACTTTAGAAGAGGCAAAACGAATTTTACATAAACATCGTATCGAAAAATTGCCCGTAGTAGATGACCGTGGAAGGCTTATTGGATTGCTCACTGTAAAAGATATTATTAAAGCACGGGATTTCCCAAATCGTTGCGTTGATGATATGGGTCGGCTACGGGTTGGCTCTGCAATTGGTGTGGGAGAGGAAGAATTAAAACGAGCCGATGCATTGATTGAAGCTGGCACAGATGTCCTTGTCATTGATTCCGCTCATGGACATTCTGCCCTTGTTATTGAAATGGTCTCGGCAGTAAAAAAGCAACACCCCCATATTCCGGTTATCGCCGGTAATGTTGTTACAGGTGAAGGGGCTATGGCATTAATAGACGCCGGTGTGGATGCCGTCAAGGTAGGTGTAGGACCCGGTGCAATATGCACAACTCGCGTCGTTACAGGTGTTGGCGTTCCCCAGATAACAGCGGTTTTAAATGTGGTGCGTGTGTGTAAACCGAAAAATATCCCCGTTATTTCCGATGGAGGTATTAAATACTCCGGAGATATTGCCAAAGCCATCGCTGCCGGTGCAGATACCGTGATGATAGGTAGTTTGTTCGCTGGAACAGAGGAAAGTCCTGGCGAACGGATATTGTATGAAGGACGAACCTACAAGTTGGTTCGAGGTATGGGTTCCATCAAAGCCATGCAAAAGGGCAGCAAAACACGGTATATGCATTTTGATACAGAACCGACCAAACTTGTACCAGAAGGAATTGAAGGGCGTGTTCCTTATCGCGGAGCATTGGCAGATGTAATTCATCAATTAGTAGGTGGTCTTCGTGCCGCAATGGGCTATTGCGGCTGTCCCAATATAAAATCATTACAAGAAAATACAAAATTAGTGCGAATTACATCCGCAGGGATTAAAGAAAGTCATCCGTATGATGTAACCATTACAGAAGATGCCCCCAATTATCAGATACCGAGGTAA
- the guaA gene encoding glutamine-hydrolyzing GMP synthase yields MEYKGPVIVVLDFGAQYSKLIARRIREAGVYSIILPYNVPLEKIKTPNLAGIVLSGGPASVHQPHAPLPKMEIFDLQVPILGICYGVQIFAQLLGGKVEPAHQKEYGIAYLKHKGNSELLNGVHKETPVWMSHGDQVTAIPPGFITMGATENCPYAVIGNPERKFYGVQFHPEVVHTPEGQKIISNFVHTICQTDSTWTMGNFITQTIQELRGKINGKKVLCALSGGVDSSVTAVLLHRAIGDNLHCVFVDNGLLRKGEPEMVEKVFRDNFHINLHCVKAQERFLSALKGITDPEQKRKIIGSLFIEIFEEEAKKLGDLSFLAQGTLYPDVIESISATGGPSSTIKSHHNVGGLPEKMNLQLIEPLRELFKDEVRDVGKQLGIPDEIIHRHPFPGPGLAVRCIGEVTAERLDTLREADAIFIEEIQKAGLYNQIWQAFVCLLPVKSVGVQGDERTYKEVCVLRAVTSEDAMTADWFRFSPDILQRTASRICNEVSGINRVLTDITSKPPATIEWE; encoded by the coding sequence ATGGAATACAAAGGACCTGTTATTGTTGTTCTTGATTTTGGTGCTCAATATAGCAAACTCATAGCACGACGCATTCGAGAGGCCGGTGTTTACAGTATTATTCTTCCTTACAATGTGCCTCTGGAAAAGATTAAAACTCCCAATTTAGCAGGCATTGTATTAAGCGGTGGACCTGCCAGTGTTCATCAACCTCATGCCCCTTTGCCCAAAATGGAAATTTTTGATTTACAGGTTCCTATATTGGGTATCTGTTATGGTGTTCAGATATTCGCTCAACTGCTCGGTGGAAAGGTAGAACCTGCTCACCAAAAAGAATATGGCATCGCCTATCTAAAACACAAAGGAAATTCTGAGTTGCTAAACGGAGTCCATAAAGAAACTCCTGTTTGGATGAGCCATGGTGACCAGGTAACAGCAATTCCCCCGGGTTTTATCACGATGGGGGCAACGGAAAACTGCCCCTATGCGGTAATTGGCAATCCAGAACGGAAATTCTACGGCGTGCAGTTTCACCCGGAAGTAGTGCATACACCGGAAGGGCAAAAAATCATATCCAACTTCGTCCATACCATTTGCCAGACTGACTCAACATGGACTATGGGCAATTTTATAACACAGACAATTCAGGAATTGCGTGGAAAAATTAACGGGAAAAAAGTTTTATGTGCCCTTAGCGGCGGTGTGGATTCCAGTGTTACCGCAGTTCTATTACATCGTGCTATTGGAGATAATCTCCACTGCGTATTCGTAGATAACGGGCTATTGCGAAAAGGTGAACCTGAAATGGTGGAAAAGGTATTTCGTGATAATTTTCATATAAATCTGCATTGTGTTAAAGCACAAGAACGGTTTCTATCTGCCCTTAAAGGCATAACAGACCCGGAACAAAAGCGAAAAATTATCGGCTCATTATTTATTGAAATATTTGAAGAGGAAGCCAAAAAGTTAGGAGACCTGTCTTTTCTTGCCCAGGGAACATTATACCCGGATGTTATTGAATCCATATCTGCTACAGGAGGTCCTTCCTCTACCATCAAGAGTCATCATAATGTTGGCGGACTTCCTGAAAAGATGAATCTGCAATTAATAGAACCGCTCCGAGAATTATTCAAAGATGAGGTTCGAGATGTAGGCAAACAATTAGGGATACCGGATGAAATTATACATCGCCATCCTTTTCCGGGTCCCGGTCTTGCCGTTCGCTGCATTGGCGAAGTAACAGCAGAAAGACTGGATACCCTACGAGAAGCCGATGCTATATTCATTGAAGAAATCCAGAAAGCCGGCTTATACAATCAAATCTGGCAGGCTTTCGTTTGTTTACTTCCTGTTAAAAGTGTGGGTGTGCAAGGTGATGAACGAACCTACAAAGAAGTATGTGTCCTTCGTGCCGTTACATCTGAAGATGCCATGACTGCGGATTGGTTCCGTTTCTCACCGGATATCCTTCAAAGAACTGCCAGCCGTATTTGTAATGAAGTTTCAGGAATTAACCGCGTGCTAACCGATATCACTTCAAAACCCCCCGCCACAATCGAATGGGAATAA
- a CDS encoding ATP cone domain-containing protein, translating into MKSPQKPNKNNFLFDLFGFPILPVYGALRVKKKDGHIEPFSLQKLSESIRKALQSAGVEENGLDYSLATAVKTYLRECHGLEAIISTREINTITVQVLQEMGQTRTARHYKEFSRQKHLQQRLIANTKIPPNRAKKSTEETSQDALSLFQKDIDRITEEIEHLLEPLKLKKDIQGKIIQQVLEILNGIQCQRPSLNFLSELCSILLNKEKILSPYKHLSLNLPTNDCIEIIKSIHSNEITPVDTDIILGKKVKEQVSRSLIFSSDVMDAHDNGFIHINALDQPDKLWNLHQSTLFLWLCHRKKNSAICTPQDLWNILKNSCLQWKDFFVNPISFWGLNWAIAPLLKGLEGNDYKNWLFQWVEECEQMTEENSGMQIVFDWAVPEKWANAYALGNRGKNLGTSYSAYQQTAQEMMTDILECISKREKSLSLSHPFVWRFNLPLQIAPSHVFLPLLVSCVEDKEIPITVIFTPLDSVDISPQISLGGITINLVRLAYKNPTGDSFYTAVFQTILLAVHAYEEMLNFLSGYYGDANGSIWKSLFEQIYKTPGDIPSFASFPFHLFFSGIKEALQILNDDKEMKNIEVWTGAENLLKKIRGMVSSCIKDKNLKIRLGLETNTDILKRLAQKDMDELHDLFVTLKREEPFQFIPQYADEIAPLSFYHPEELTPQFKKLFSIAQLLDVPVPTHFAPKRVWDSLVLGEVMQLFAQTNKENAPVLLRFIPSE; encoded by the coding sequence ATGAAATCACCTCAAAAACCTAATAAAAATAACTTTTTATTTGATTTGTTCGGATTTCCCATACTTCCTGTATATGGGGCACTTCGAGTAAAGAAGAAGGATGGACATATTGAGCCCTTTAGCCTACAGAAATTGTCGGAATCCATAAGAAAAGCTCTTCAATCGGCGGGTGTTGAAGAAAACGGGCTGGATTATAGTCTTGCAACGGCTGTAAAAACCTACCTACGGGAATGTCATGGACTTGAGGCTATTATTTCTACCCGCGAAATTAATACTATAACTGTGCAAGTGCTTCAAGAAATGGGACAGACACGAACAGCTCGTCATTATAAGGAATTTTCACGACAAAAACATCTTCAACAACGCCTTATTGCAAACACTAAAATTCCTCCTAACCGTGCTAAGAAGTCCACAGAAGAAACCTCTCAGGATGCTCTTTCTCTCTTCCAAAAAGATATTGATAGGATTACAGAAGAGATAGAACATTTATTAGAACCGTTGAAATTAAAAAAAGATATTCAGGGAAAAATTATTCAGCAGGTATTAGAGATACTTAATGGAATTCAATGTCAGCGACCTTCTTTGAACTTTCTTAGCGAGTTATGTTCAATTTTGCTGAATAAAGAAAAGATTTTAAGCCCTTATAAACATCTTTCACTCAATCTCCCTACGAACGACTGTATTGAAATTATAAAAAGTATCCATTCAAACGAAATAACGCCTGTGGATACAGATATTATTTTAGGCAAAAAAGTTAAAGAGCAGGTATCCCGTTCATTGATATTTTCTTCGGATGTTATGGATGCCCATGATAATGGATTTATTCACATAAATGCCTTAGACCAACCCGATAAATTATGGAATCTTCATCAGTCCACACTTTTTTTATGGTTATGTCATAGGAAAAAGAATTCTGCTATTTGTACCCCGCAAGACCTCTGGAATATTCTTAAAAACTCCTGCTTACAATGGAAAGATTTTTTCGTAAACCCGATAAGTTTCTGGGGATTGAATTGGGCTATTGCACCCCTGTTAAAAGGACTGGAAGGGAACGATTATAAAAACTGGTTGTTTCAATGGGTGGAAGAGTGCGAACAAATGACTGAAGAAAATTCAGGAATGCAGATAGTTTTTGATTGGGCCGTGCCGGAGAAATGGGCCAATGCGTATGCCTTGGGTAATCGAGGAAAAAATCTGGGAACGAGCTATTCTGCCTATCAGCAGACGGCACAAGAGATGATGACGGATATTTTAGAATGTATCAGTAAAAGAGAAAAAAGTTTGTCCCTTTCACATCCTTTTGTGTGGCGGTTTAATCTTCCTTTACAAATTGCACCATCTCATGTTTTTTTACCTTTACTGGTTTCCTGTGTAGAAGATAAGGAAATACCGATAACAGTTATCTTCACCCCTCTTGATTCTGTAGATATTTCTCCTCAAATTAGTCTCGGAGGAATTACCATAAATCTTGTTCGCCTTGCTTATAAAAATCCGACAGGAGATAGTTTTTATACGGCTGTTTTTCAAACGATTCTGTTAGCCGTTCATGCTTATGAAGAAATGTTGAATTTTTTATCCGGATATTATGGGGACGCCAATGGGAGTATCTGGAAGTCGCTATTCGAGCAAATTTACAAAACTCCCGGGGATATCCCCTCTTTTGCATCTTTCCCTTTCCATTTATTTTTTAGTGGAATTAAAGAGGCTTTACAAATACTAAATGATGATAAAGAAATGAAGAATATTGAAGTATGGACAGGAGCAGAAAATCTACTGAAAAAGATTCGAGGGATGGTTTCAAGTTGTATTAAAGATAAGAATTTAAAAATACGGTTAGGTTTAGAAACAAATACGGATATATTAAAGAGATTAGCTCAAAAAGATATGGACGAATTGCATGACCTGTTTGTTACATTAAAGCGTGAAGAACCTTTTCAATTTATACCGCAGTATGCAGATGAAATTGCACCCCTTTCGTTTTATCATCCGGAAGAACTTACTCCCCAATTTAAGAAACTATTCAGTATTGCCCAATTATTAGATGTTCCTGTTCCAACTCATTTTGCCCCTAAACGCGTTTGGGATAGCCTGGTTCTGGGAGAAGTGATGCAATTATTCGCTCAAACGAATAAAGAAAATGCCCCCGTTTTACTACGGTTTATACCCTCCGAATGA
- a CDS encoding LysM peptidoglycan-binding domain-containing protein — protein sequence MLFDLLKWDGILIYYAYNVDLIQSLNPTLEGKKVEVIDLNVKAYKKQSPFGSVLIFVLGVLVGIALSYMYLQLNPPPKETPPPSPMAEIPKEKPQKQEEPPPVNEEQKLLSDLETISPIIYIVNEDKYSDSTIDLLNQIHPFAVVVKPSPGNIDKDKYLNLLQTIRDKVKSNVSDLPLLAMDLDFHFLQSLPEFQELPKLADFNTSTDTQKIVGAGNLYAQKIREWGISMLFGPMIEIYVAGRAPETERGNYIGDTTEAIQWVGLSFSQGIWQGKVIPVIKSFPSKTLAVKKEVNGKVCFALEVDKAEENMNQAISQLATWLFPFSEAVHQNLPALLVSHVSIPLLDDENPYLPASVSQKIIYGLIRGKWGYKGVIIADDIAEYPLEGTATYADVALQMTGVGIDLICSSLGDVNEMAKMVQIIEQNVSKEAKEERCMRLAQLFSVVRPLPKKEKQETTPPTEATLIAQQTQTPVPSTETMNPPTVEAPPSAATETTPAPNQETPATPTESTPTPAATTETSPAENTSSPTATTPINTTPPKETTVAQDLTQIVTETKPKQEEKSVETAKAEPPKEEVKTEQQPSTPPKAGTETKSIGKAPQPPGTKAINHKIARGETLYNIAQKYQVKPKDLMAWNGIQDPNLIKYGLNLVVYVAQGTEEKPPQQKAPDTQEKPKTSPTDKSVAPLTLPEAKNEENTPATQTIPVTTDTEEKPKSEETATQEAPKDSSPTKETIIYTVKYGDTLDSIARDMRVTKEEIIQLNNLKKPYLLPAGRKLKVPHVPKIGFN from the coding sequence ATGCTGTTCGATTTATTGAAATGGGATGGGATTCTCATTTATTATGCTTATAATGTTGATTTAATACAATCATTAAACCCAACACTGGAGGGTAAAAAAGTGGAAGTTATTGATTTGAATGTAAAAGCGTATAAGAAACAATCCCCTTTCGGTAGTGTGCTTATTTTTGTTCTGGGCGTGCTCGTTGGAATTGCTCTATCCTATATGTATTTACAATTAAATCCTCCTCCGAAGGAAACACCTCCTCCAAGCCCAATGGCTGAAATACCTAAGGAAAAACCACAAAAACAAGAAGAACCACCTCCGGTGAATGAGGAACAAAAATTACTCTCTGATTTAGAAACAATTTCTCCTATTATATACATTGTAAATGAGGATAAATATTCTGATTCAACAATAGATTTGCTGAACCAGATACATCCTTTCGCGGTAGTTGTAAAACCATCACCCGGAAACATAGACAAAGACAAATATTTAAATCTATTACAAACTATTCGTGATAAAGTAAAAAGCAATGTTTCCGATTTGCCATTACTGGCAATGGACCTTGACTTTCATTTTCTGCAGTCTTTACCTGAGTTTCAGGAATTACCCAAACTTGCTGATTTTAATACGAGTACAGACACGCAAAAAATAGTGGGAGCGGGCAATTTATATGCTCAAAAAATTCGTGAATGGGGTATTTCTATGTTGTTCGGACCTATGATAGAAATTTATGTAGCAGGAAGGGCACCGGAAACAGAACGGGGAAATTATATCGGTGATACAACGGAGGCGATACAATGGGTAGGTTTATCTTTTAGTCAAGGGATTTGGCAGGGGAAGGTTATCCCTGTAATAAAAAGTTTCCCCAGCAAAACACTTGCAGTAAAAAAAGAGGTAAATGGGAAAGTATGTTTTGCACTCGAAGTTGACAAAGCCGAAGAAAATATGAATCAAGCCATATCCCAATTGGCTACCTGGTTATTCCCATTTTCTGAAGCAGTTCATCAGAACCTGCCTGCATTGTTAGTATCTCATGTATCCATTCCACTGTTAGACGATGAAAATCCCTATTTGCCTGCTTCTGTATCTCAGAAAATTATCTATGGTTTAATCCGCGGCAAATGGGGTTATAAAGGGGTTATTATCGCTGATGATATAGCAGAGTATCCTTTAGAGGGAACGGCAACTTATGCGGATGTCGCTTTGCAAATGACCGGCGTAGGCATTGACCTAATTTGTTCTTCCTTGGGAGATGTAAATGAAATGGCAAAGATGGTGCAAATCATCGAACAAAATGTTTCAAAAGAAGCCAAAGAAGAACGGTGTATGCGATTGGCTCAGTTATTCTCTGTAGTTCGTCCCCTTCCGAAAAAAGAAAAACAAGAAACTACTCCTCCAACAGAGGCTACTTTAATAGCCCAGCAAACACAAACTCCCGTTCCCAGCACAGAGACAATGAATCCTCCCACAGTAGAAGCTCCTCCATCTGCGGCAACTGAGACTACTCCTGCTCCTAATCAAGAAACTCCAGCTACACCTACGGAAAGCACACCAACCCCAGCTGCAACAACTGAGACCTCTCCTGCAGAAAATACATCATCTCCCACAGCAACAACTCCTATAAATACTACCCCACCTAAAGAAACAACCGTTGCTCAAGATTTAACACAAATAGTTACAGAAACAAAACCTAAACAAGAAGAAAAATCTGTGGAAACTGCAAAAGCAGAACCACCAAAAGAAGAGGTAAAAACAGAGCAACAACCCTCTACTCCGCCAAAAGCAGGGACTGAAACGAAATCTATTGGAAAAGCACCTCAACCACCGGGAACCAAAGCAATAAATCATAAAATTGCACGGGGAGAAACTTTATATAATATCGCCCAAAAGTATCAAGTAAAGCCCAAAGACCTTATGGCTTGGAACGGGATACAGGACCCCAACTTGATTAAGTATGGATTAAATTTAGTTGTGTATGTGGCTCAAGGGACAGAGGAAAAACCACCCCAACAGAAAGCACCCGATACACAGGAAAAACCGAAAACCTCCCCTACTGACAAATCAGTCGCTCCTTTAACTTTACCTGAGGCGAAAAATGAAGAAAACACCCCCGCGACACAAACAATACCTGTAACTACAGATACAGAGGAAAAACCGAAGAGCGAAGAAACGGCTACACAGGAGGCACCCAAAGATTCGTCTCCTACAAAAGAAACTATTATATACACAGTGAAATATGGCGATACCCTGGATTCCATAGCACGGGATATGCGTGTAACCAAAGAAGAAATTATCCAACTCAATAACTTAAAGAAACCGTATCTCCTGCCCGCAGGTAGAAAATTGAAAGTTCCGCATGTCCCTAAAATAGGATTTAACTAA